One stretch of Jiangella gansuensis DSM 44835 DNA includes these proteins:
- a CDS encoding ATP-binding cassette domain-containing protein, whose translation MTSTDPAIVAAGLRKRYGDAYALDGFDLEVPRGVVHGLLGPNGAGKTTAVRILATLLRFDSGTARVAGHDVVREAAEVRGRIGLTGQYAAVDETLSGRQNLVMFGRLYHLGVRGAQRRADELLEQFALTEAADRSARTYSGGMRRRLDLAASLVLAPEVLFLDEPTTGLDPRSRNDVWDAVRALVAGGTTVLLTTQYLEEADQLAGRISVIDTGRVVAEGSPDQLKAQIGGDRIEVVVRDATQLPAAAAVVGRVAGARPEIDTDIRRVSAPVSDRMAALGAVIGELQRESIDAEDVGLRRPTLDEAFLQLTGHPAAPTTEESAA comes from the coding sequence GTGACGTCCACTGATCCAGCCATCGTCGCCGCTGGGCTGCGCAAGCGGTATGGCGATGCCTACGCCCTCGACGGCTTCGACCTCGAGGTGCCACGCGGGGTGGTCCACGGCCTGCTCGGCCCGAACGGCGCCGGCAAGACCACGGCCGTACGCATCCTCGCCACGTTGCTCAGGTTCGACTCCGGAACCGCTCGGGTTGCCGGCCACGACGTCGTGCGCGAGGCGGCCGAGGTGCGCGGCCGTATCGGCCTCACCGGCCAGTACGCCGCCGTCGACGAGACCCTGTCCGGTCGGCAGAACCTGGTGATGTTCGGCCGCCTCTACCACCTCGGGGTCCGTGGCGCCCAGCGGCGGGCGGACGAGTTGCTGGAGCAGTTCGCGCTCACCGAGGCCGCCGACCGCTCCGCCCGTACGTACTCCGGCGGCATGCGGCGCCGACTCGACCTGGCCGCCAGTCTTGTGCTCGCCCCGGAGGTGCTGTTCCTCGACGAGCCCACCACCGGGCTGGACCCACGCAGCCGCAATGACGTGTGGGACGCCGTGCGGGCACTGGTCGCCGGCGGAACCACCGTGCTGCTGACCACGCAGTACCTGGAGGAGGCCGACCAGCTGGCCGGCCGCATCTCCGTCATCGACACCGGCCGGGTGGTGGCCGAGGGCTCTCCCGACCAGCTCAAGGCGCAGATCGGTGGCGATCGCATCGAGGTCGTGGTCCGCGACGCCACGCAGTTGCCCGCCGCGGCCGCCGTCGTCGGCCGGGTCGCGGGCGCTCGCCCGGAGATCGACACCGACATCCGCCGGGTCAGCGCCCCCGTCAGCGACCGGATGGCCGCGCTCGGCGCCGTCATCGGTGAACTGCAGCGCGAGAGCATCGACGCCGAGGACGTCGGCCTGCGCCGGCCCACCCTGGACGAGGCGTTCCTCCAGCTCACCGGCCACCCGGCCGCACCGACCACCGAGGAGAGTGCCGCATGA
- a CDS encoding TetR/AcrR family transcriptional regulator: MPTENQRADPNRTLDLLWGAQPQATRGPKPGLSVERIVSTGIEIADAEGLAAVSMRRIADNLGVTTMSLYRYVPSKTDLLELMVEAASEPEAPPPQLTGWRERLRWHALAIADTYRRRPWALDVPLNAPPMGPAQIRRMEYLLQALDDTGLSGPEMLGILVMLSGYVRGHAQLAFTMSGVENRTGAPEGEWDAAYGRMLTTFVTAEQHPVLARIVARDSFDGYADPDPWLGDDFAFGLEIVLDGIGAYLERRTHQS, translated from the coding sequence ATGCCGACGGAGAACCAGCGGGCCGATCCGAACCGGACCCTCGACCTGCTCTGGGGTGCCCAGCCGCAGGCGACCCGGGGCCCGAAACCCGGCCTGAGCGTGGAGCGCATCGTCAGCACCGGCATCGAGATCGCCGACGCCGAGGGGCTGGCGGCGGTATCCATGCGCCGCATCGCCGACAACCTCGGCGTCACCACCATGTCGCTCTACAGGTACGTCCCCAGCAAGACCGACCTGCTGGAGCTCATGGTCGAAGCCGCGAGCGAGCCGGAGGCGCCACCGCCGCAGCTCACCGGCTGGCGCGAGCGGCTGCGCTGGCACGCGCTGGCGATCGCCGACACGTACCGTCGCCGGCCGTGGGCGCTCGACGTGCCACTGAACGCCCCGCCGATGGGACCTGCCCAGATCCGCCGCATGGAATACCTGCTGCAGGCGCTGGACGACACCGGCCTCAGCGGGCCGGAGATGCTCGGCATCCTGGTGATGCTCAGCGGTTACGTCCGCGGACACGCGCAACTGGCGTTCACCATGTCCGGCGTGGAGAACCGCACCGGAGCGCCGGAGGGGGAGTGGGACGCCGCTTACGGGCGGATGCTCACCACGTTCGTGACCGCTGAGCAGCACCCCGTCCTGGCCCGCATCGTCGCCCGGGACAGCTTCGACGGCTACGCCGACCCCGACCCGTGGCTGGGCGACGACTTCGCATTCGGTCTGGAGATCGTGCTGGACGGCATCGGCGCCTACCTCGAGCGTCGGACGCACCAGAGCTGA
- the gndA gene encoding NADP-dependent phosphogluconate dehydrogenase, which produces MAGTAQIGVTGLAVMGRNLARNFARNGFAVAVHNRTASRTRDLVEQFGHEGTFVPAESAEEFVAALERPRRLVIMVKAGAPTDAVIEEFVPLLEPGDVVIDGGNAHFADTRRREAALRESGLHFVGTGISGGEEGALLGPSIMPGGSAESYESLGPMLEIIAAKAADGTPCCTHVGADGAGHFVKMVHNGIEYADMQLIAEAYDLLRRAAGYQPADIARIFKGWNSGRLDSYLIEITAEVLAHVDAATGRPFVDIVADQAEQKGTGRWTVQLALDLGVPVNGIAEAVFARSLSGHAELRAVGRDLAGPAPATLAPDDAERFAGQVEQALYASKVVSYTQGFHQMQAAGAEYGWELDLGAIAGIWRGGCIIRAAFLDRITAAYAKDRALPSLLADEQFAAEIGAAQEAWRTVVATAARLGIPVPGFATALSYYDALRAERLPAALTQGQRDFFGAHTYRRVDRDGVFHTLWSQDRSEEQQS; this is translated from the coding sequence ATGGCTGGTACGGCTCAGATCGGCGTGACCGGGCTCGCGGTGATGGGCCGCAACCTGGCCCGCAACTTCGCCCGCAACGGCTTCGCGGTCGCGGTTCACAACCGCACCGCCAGCCGCACTCGTGATCTCGTCGAGCAGTTCGGCCACGAGGGCACGTTCGTGCCGGCGGAGTCCGCCGAGGAGTTCGTGGCCGCGCTGGAGCGCCCGCGCCGGCTGGTCATCATGGTCAAGGCGGGTGCACCGACCGACGCCGTCATCGAGGAGTTCGTGCCGCTGCTGGAGCCCGGCGACGTCGTCATCGACGGCGGCAACGCCCACTTCGCCGACACTCGCCGCCGTGAGGCGGCGCTGCGCGAAAGCGGCCTGCACTTCGTCGGCACCGGCATCTCCGGGGGAGAGGAAGGCGCACTGCTGGGACCCAGCATCATGCCCGGCGGCTCGGCGGAGTCGTACGAGTCGCTCGGCCCGATGCTGGAGATCATCGCCGCCAAGGCCGCGGACGGCACACCGTGCTGCACGCACGTGGGCGCCGACGGGGCCGGCCACTTCGTCAAGATGGTGCACAACGGCATCGAGTACGCCGACATGCAGCTGATCGCCGAGGCGTACGACCTGCTGCGGCGGGCCGCGGGCTACCAACCAGCCGACATCGCCAGGATATTCAAGGGCTGGAACTCCGGCCGCCTCGACTCCTACCTCATCGAGATCACCGCCGAGGTGCTGGCACACGTCGACGCCGCCACCGGCCGGCCGTTCGTCGACATCGTCGCCGACCAAGCGGAGCAGAAGGGCACCGGGCGCTGGACCGTGCAGCTCGCGCTGGATCTCGGCGTGCCGGTGAACGGCATCGCCGAGGCCGTGTTCGCCCGGTCGCTGTCCGGCCACGCGGAGCTTCGCGCCGTGGGCCGCGACCTCGCCGGCCCGGCGCCGGCCACGCTGGCGCCCGACGACGCCGAGCGATTCGCCGGCCAGGTCGAGCAGGCTCTCTACGCCTCGAAGGTCGTCTCGTACACGCAGGGTTTCCACCAGATGCAGGCAGCCGGCGCGGAATACGGCTGGGAGCTCGACCTCGGCGCCATCGCCGGTATCTGGCGGGGCGGCTGCATCATCCGCGCGGCCTTCCTCGACCGCATCACCGCCGCGTACGCCAAGGACCGCGCCCTGCCCAGCCTGCTGGCCGACGAGCAGTTCGCCGCGGAGATCGGCGCCGCTCAGGAGGCCTGGCGCACGGTTGTGGCGACGGCGGCACGGCTCGGCATCCCGGTACCGGGGTTCGCCACCGCGCTGTCGTACTACGACGCCCTGCGTGCCGAGCGGTTGCCGGCGGCGCTGACGCAGGGCCAGCGCGACTTCTTCGGCGCGCACACCTACCGGCGGGTCGACCGCGACGGTGTCTTCCACACGCTCTGGTCGCAGGACCGCAGCGAGGAGCAGCAGTCCTGA
- a CDS encoding NAD(P)-dependent oxidoreductase produces the protein MTAQGRPPVTVVGLGSMGAALAQAFLDAGHPTTVWNRTAAKAASLVERGATLAASVDDAVRAGPLVVTCLTGYDDTRQALEPATASLSGRVLVPLNSGVPASARDFAVWAAGHGARVLDGAVKNVPAAVGAADTLIYYGGDRSAFDEHSDTLRVLGGRTEFLGDEPDLAVFYESAVGATLLPALVGFFQGAAAAQARGLPVSALVPYSVAWLEMIGSVLPTFAEEIDSGDYSAAASSVNLFLAGIAWDEEFGREAGVDTAWQAPLHDLIRRAAAAGHGEHSVAALVEVLRRPE, from the coding sequence ATGACCGCGCAAGGCCGCCCGCCGGTGACCGTCGTCGGCCTCGGCTCGATGGGCGCCGCGCTGGCCCAGGCGTTCCTCGATGCCGGCCATCCCACCACCGTCTGGAACCGCACCGCGGCCAAGGCCGCGTCTCTGGTCGAACGCGGAGCCACGCTCGCCGCCTCCGTCGACGACGCGGTGCGCGCCGGCCCGCTGGTGGTCACGTGCCTCACCGGTTACGACGACACCCGACAGGCCCTGGAGCCGGCGACGGCGTCCCTGTCCGGCAGGGTGTTGGTGCCGCTGAACAGCGGCGTTCCGGCCAGCGCGCGCGATTTCGCCGTCTGGGCCGCCGGTCATGGCGCGCGTGTGCTCGACGGGGCGGTAAAGAACGTGCCGGCCGCGGTCGGCGCCGCGGACACGCTGATCTATTACGGCGGCGACCGGTCGGCATTCGACGAACACTCAGACACGCTCCGGGTGCTCGGTGGGCGCACCGAGTTCCTGGGCGACGAACCGGATCTCGCGGTGTTCTACGAGTCGGCGGTCGGTGCCACTCTCCTGCCGGCGCTGGTGGGCTTCTTCCAGGGTGCCGCCGCGGCCCAGGCACGCGGACTGCCGGTGAGTGCGCTCGTGCCGTACAGCGTCGCGTGGCTGGAGATGATCGGATCGGTGCTGCCGACGTTCGCCGAGGAGATCGACAGCGGCGACTACTCCGCGGCGGCGTCGTCGGTGAACCTGTTCCTCGCCGGCATCGCCTGGGATGAGGAGTTCGGCCGCGAGGCGGGCGTGGACACGGCCTGGCAGGCGCCGTTGCACGACCTGATCCGCCGGGCGGCCGCGGCCGGTCATGGGGAGCACAGCGTCGCCGCACTGGTGGAAGTGCTGCGCCGCCCCGAGTGA
- a CDS encoding winged helix-turn-helix transcriptional regulator, whose protein sequence is MAERTFTCGLDAAVAVMGGKWKGLILFMLADGPLRFGQLRRAVAGISERMLILQLRELETAGLVHRESYHEVPPRVEYSLTEFGRSLNAALAPLGEWGEDHMDRIEAIEWDAIRG, encoded by the coding sequence ATGGCCGAACGCACCTTCACCTGCGGCCTCGACGCCGCCGTCGCGGTGATGGGCGGCAAGTGGAAGGGCCTGATCCTGTTCATGCTGGCCGACGGGCCGCTGCGGTTCGGCCAACTACGCCGGGCGGTCGCCGGCATCAGCGAGCGGATGCTGATTCTGCAGCTTCGGGAACTGGAGACGGCTGGCCTGGTGCACCGGGAGTCGTACCACGAAGTGCCGCCGAGGGTCGAGTACTCGCTCACCGAGTTCGGCCGGTCGCTCAACGCCGCGCTGGCGCCTCTCGGGGAGTGGGGCGAAGACCACATGGACCGCATCGAGGCCATCGAGTGGGACGCGATCCGCGGCTGA
- a CDS encoding MarR family winged helix-turn-helix transcriptional regulator, with product MSEPGWRVVLLLAGAFRDGVDALHGELAAQGHPEARPLHGFVLQAIGPDGCTINELGQRLGVSKQAAAKTTAGLERAGYVARDSVPGDRRAVLLRRTSRAEDLLAASAAVFDHVMDRWRRQLGVARFDTMVEALADVAGEGTVGDLPGWLTQWSWTKDERQ from the coding sequence GTGAGCGAGCCTGGATGGCGCGTTGTCCTGCTCCTGGCCGGTGCGTTCCGTGACGGCGTCGACGCGCTCCACGGCGAGCTCGCCGCGCAGGGTCATCCCGAAGCTCGGCCGCTGCACGGATTCGTGCTCCAGGCGATCGGTCCCGACGGGTGCACGATCAACGAGCTCGGTCAGCGTCTCGGCGTCTCGAAGCAGGCGGCAGCCAAGACCACGGCCGGCCTGGAGAGGGCTGGGTACGTCGCACGGGACTCGGTGCCGGGGGATCGACGTGCGGTACTGCTGCGTCGCACGTCCCGCGCCGAGGATTTGCTGGCGGCCAGCGCTGCCGTCTTCGACCACGTCATGGACCGCTGGCGGCGCCAGCTCGGCGTTGCCCGCTTCGACACGATGGTCGAGGCACTCGCCGACGTGGCCGGCGAAGGGACGGTCGGCGATCTTCCTGGCTGGCTCACCCAGTGGTCCTGGACGAAAGATGAACGCCAGTAG
- a CDS encoding cupin domain-containing protein codes for MTAARIALSGARLTETPNASMITLASPTQGGTKTLSLWRVTMRPGQRGPQHTFDVEQAWHLLDGTATIAVDAESIDLTSGDTVVLPAGIPRQVGTDSGAVFVVTGLASGSATPISPDGPGEPVSPAWIA; via the coding sequence ATGACCGCCGCCAGAATCGCTCTCTCGGGTGCCCGCCTCACCGAGACGCCGAACGCCTCCATGATCACCCTCGCCTCACCCACGCAGGGCGGCACCAAGACGCTGAGCCTGTGGCGCGTCACCATGCGCCCCGGCCAGCGCGGCCCCCAGCACACCTTCGACGTCGAGCAGGCGTGGCACCTGCTCGACGGTACGGCGACCATCGCCGTCGACGCTGAGAGCATCGACCTGACGTCCGGTGACACCGTGGTCCTCCCCGCCGGAATCCCGCGCCAGGTCGGCACCGATTCCGGCGCCGTGTTCGTCGTCACCGGCCTGGCCAGCGGATCGGCCACCCCGATCTCACCGGACGGGCCCGGAGAGCCGGTGTCCCCCGCCTGGATCGCGTGA